One window of the Fusobacterium animalis 7_1 genome contains the following:
- the rpoB gene encoding DNA-directed RNA polymerase subunit beta codes for MQKLIERLDFGKIKSRGKMPHFLEFQLNSYEDFLQTNMSPNKREEKGFELAFREVFPIESSNGDVRLEYIGYELHEAEAPLNDELECKKRGKTYSNSLKVRLRLINKKMGNEIQESLVYFGEVPKMTERATFIINGAERVVVSQLHRSPGVSFSKEVNTQTGKDLFSGKIIPYKGTWLEFETDKNDFLSVKIDRKKKVLATIFLKAVDFFKDNNEIRDYFLETKELNLKALYKKYSKEPEELLNILKQELEGSIVKEDILDEETGEFIAETEAFINEELINNLIENKVESISYWHVGPESKLIANTLMNDTTLTEDEAVVEVFKKLRPGDQVTVDSARSLIRQMFFNPQRYDLEPVGRYKMNKRLKLDVPEEQISLTKEDVLGTIRYVIDLNNGDQNVHTDDIDNLSNRRIRGVGELLLMQIKTGLAKMNKMVREKMTTQDIETVTPQSLLNTRPLNALIQDFFGSGQLSQFMDQSNPLAELTHKRRISALGPGGLSRERAGFEVRDVHDSHYGRICPIETPEGPNIGLIGSLATYAKINKYGFIETPYVKVENGVAIVDDVHYLAADEEDGLFIAQADTKLDKNNKLQGLVVCRYGHEIVEIEPERVNYMDVSPKQVVSVSAGLIPFLEHDDANRALMGSNMQRQAVPLLRSEAPFIGTGLERKVAVDSGAVVTTKVSGKVTYVDGKKIIIEDADKKEHTYRLLNYERSNQSMCLHQTPLVDLGDKVKAGDIIADGPATRLGDLALGRNILMGFMPWEGYNYEDAILISDRLRKDDVFTSIHIEEYEIDARTTKLGDEEITREIPNVSESALRNLDENGIIMIGSEVGPGDILVGKTAPKGETEPPAEEKLLRAIFGEKARDVRDTSLTMPHGSKGVVVDVLELSRENGDELKAGVNKSIRVLVAEKRKITVGDKMSGRHGNKGVVSRVLPAEDMPFLADGTHLDVVLNPLGVPSRMNIGQVLEVHLGMAMRTLNGGTYISTPVFDGATEEQIKDYLEKQGFPRTGKVTLYDGRTGEKFDNEVTVGIMYMLKLHHLVEDKMHARAIGPYSLVTQQPLGGKAQFGGQRLGEMEVWALEAYGASNILQEMLTVKSDDITGRTKTYEAIIKGEAMPESDLPESFKVLLKEFQALALDIELCDEEDNVINVDEEVGIEETPTEYSPQYEMEMTGLHEIDEDAEDFEE; via the coding sequence GTGCAAAAACTCATTGAAAGACTTGATTTTGGAAAAATAAAATCTAGAGGTAAGATGCCTCATTTTCTTGAATTCCAATTAAATTCTTATGAAGATTTTTTACAAACTAATATGTCACCAAATAAGAGGGAAGAAAAGGGATTTGAATTAGCATTCAGAGAGGTATTCCCTATAGAATCTTCAAATGGAGATGTAAGGCTAGAATATATAGGATATGAATTACATGAAGCGGAAGCACCATTAAATGATGAGCTTGAATGTAAGAAGAGAGGAAAAACATATTCTAATTCATTAAAGGTTAGATTAAGACTTATAAACAAAAAAATGGGGAACGAAATCCAAGAATCTTTGGTTTACTTTGGAGAAGTTCCTAAAATGACAGAAAGAGCAACATTTATAATAAATGGAGCTGAAAGAGTTGTTGTATCACAATTGCATAGATCACCAGGAGTATCTTTTAGCAAAGAAGTTAATACTCAAACAGGTAAAGATTTATTTTCTGGAAAAATAATTCCATACAAAGGAACTTGGCTAGAGTTTGAAACTGATAAAAATGACTTTTTGAGTGTAAAAATAGATAGAAAGAAAAAGGTTTTAGCAACTATATTTTTAAAAGCAGTAGATTTTTTTAAAGATAACAATGAAATTAGAGATTATTTCTTAGAAACTAAGGAATTAAATTTAAAAGCTCTTTATAAGAAATATTCAAAAGAACCAGAAGAATTATTAAATATTTTAAAACAAGAATTAGAAGGTTCAATAGTCAAAGAAGATATACTTGATGAAGAAACAGGAGAATTTATAGCTGAAACAGAGGCTTTTATAAATGAAGAATTAATAAATAACTTGATAGAAAATAAGGTAGAAAGTATTTCTTATTGGCATGTTGGTCCTGAAAGTAAATTAATTGCAAATACTTTGATGAATGATACAACTTTAACAGAAGATGAAGCTGTGGTAGAAGTATTTAAAAAGTTGAGACCAGGGGATCAAGTAACTGTTGATTCTGCTAGAAGTCTGATAAGACAAATGTTCTTTAATCCACAAAGATACGATTTAGAACCTGTTGGAAGATATAAGATGAACAAAAGATTAAAACTTGATGTTCCAGAAGAACAGATTTCATTAACAAAAGAAGATGTATTAGGAACTATTAGATATGTTATAGATCTTAATAATGGCGATCAAAATGTTCATACTGATGATATAGATAACCTATCAAATAGACGTATTAGAGGTGTAGGAGAATTACTTCTTATGCAAATCAAAACAGGGCTTGCTAAGATGAATAAAATGGTTAGAGAAAAAATGACTACTCAAGATATAGAAACAGTAACTCCTCAGTCATTGTTGAATACTAGACCATTAAATGCTTTAATTCAAGATTTCTTTGGTTCAGGGCAATTATCACAATTTATGGACCAATCGAATCCACTTGCTGAATTGACACATAAGAGAAGAATATCAGCCTTAGGACCTGGTGGTCTTTCAAGAGAAAGAGCAGGGTTTGAAGTAAGAGACGTTCACGATTCTCACTATGGAAGAATATGTCCAATAGAAACACCAGAAGGACCAAACATTGGACTTATAGGTTCACTTGCTACTTATGCTAAGATTAATAAATATGGTTTTATTGAAACACCTTATGTAAAAGTAGAAAATGGAGTTGCAATAGTTGACGATGTTCATTATCTTGCTGCTGATGAAGAAGATGGATTATTCATAGCTCAAGCTGATACCAAGTTAGATAAAAATAATAAATTACAAGGTTTAGTAGTTTGTAGATATGGACATGAAATTGTAGAAATAGAACCAGAAAGAGTAAATTATATGGATGTTTCCCCTAAACAAGTTGTGTCTGTATCAGCAGGACTTATACCATTCTTAGAACATGACGATGCCAATAGAGCATTGATGGGATCAAACATGCAAAGACAAGCTGTGCCTTTATTGAGATCAGAAGCACCTTTTATAGGAACAGGACTTGAAAGAAAGGTTGCAGTAGACTCAGGTGCAGTAGTAACTACAAAAGTATCAGGAAAAGTAACTTATGTAGATGGTAAAAAGATAATAATTGAAGATGCAGATAAAAAAGAACACACATATAGACTTTTGAACTATGAAAGATCTAACCAATCAATGTGTTTGCACCAAACACCTTTGGTAGACTTAGGAGATAAGGTAAAAGCAGGAGATATAATTGCAGACGGACCTGCTACAAGATTAGGAGATTTAGCATTAGGAAGAAATATTCTTATGGGATTTATGCCTTGGGAAGGATATAATTATGAAGATGCTATTTTAATCTCTGATAGACTTAGAAAAGATGATGTATTTACATCAATACATATTGAAGAATATGAAATAGATGCAAGAACAACAAAATTAGGAGATGAGGAAATCACAAGAGAAATCCCTAATGTGTCTGAAAGTGCTTTAAGAAATCTAGATGAAAATGGAATAATTATGATAGGTTCAGAAGTAGGACCAGGAGATATATTAGTTGGTAAGACAGCACCTAAGGGAGAAACAGAGCCACCTGCTGAGGAAAAACTTTTAAGAGCTATATTTGGAGAAAAAGCAAGAGATGTAAGAGATACATCACTTACTATGCCTCATGGTTCTAAGGGAGTTGTAGTTGATGTTCTTGAGCTTTCAAGAGAAAATGGAGATGAGTTAAAAGCAGGAGTAAATAAATCTATAAGGGTTCTAGTAGCTGAAAAGCGTAAGATAACTGTTGGAGATAAGATGTCAGGAAGACATGGAAACAAAGGGGTTGTTTCAAGGGTATTACCAGCAGAAGATATGCCTTTCTTAGCAGATGGAACACACTTAGATGTTGTATTAAACCCACTTGGAGTGCCATCTCGTATGAATATAGGACAAGTTCTTGAAGTACACTTAGGTATGGCAATGAGAACTTTAAATGGTGGAACTTATATATCAACACCAGTATTTGATGGTGCAACAGAAGAACAAATAAAAGATTACTTAGAAAAACAAGGATTTCCAAGAACAGGAAAAGTAACTTTATATGATGGAAGAACAGGAGAAAAGTTTGATAATGAAGTTACAGTTGGAATAATGTATATGTTAAAATTACACCACCTTGTTGAAGATAAAATGCATGCCAGAGCAATAGGACCTTATTCATTAGTAACTCAACAACCACTTGGAGGTAAGGCACAATTTGGTGGTCAAAGACTTGGAGAAATGGAAGTTTGGGCATTGGAAGCATATGGAGCTTCTAATATACTTCAAGAAATGTTAACTGTAAAATCAGATGATATTACTGGAAGAACTAAAACTTATGAAGCTATAATCAAAGGTGAAGCTATGCCAGAGTCTGATTTGCCAGAATCTTTTAAAGTTCTTTTAAAAGAATTCCAAGCATTAGCACTTGATATAGAGTTATGTGATGAAGAAGACAATGTTATAAATGTTGATGAAGAAGTAGGAATTGAAGAAACTCCAACAGAATACTCACCACAATATGAAATGGAAATGACTGGGCTTCATGAAATAGATGAAGATGCAGAAGATTTTGAAGAGTAA
- the rplL gene encoding 50S ribosomal protein L7/L12 — MAFNKEQFIADLEAMTVLELKELVSALEEHFGVTAAAPVAVAAAGGPAEAAEEKTEFDIVLKSAGGNKIAVIKEVRAITGLGLKEAKDLVDKGGVIKEAAPKDEANAIKEKLTAAGAEVEVK; from the coding sequence ATGGCATTTAATAAAGAACAATTTATAGCTGATTTAGAAGCTATGACAGTATTAGAATTAAAAGAATTAGTATCTGCACTAGAAGAACATTTTGGAGTAACTGCTGCTGCACCAGTAGCTGTGGCTGCTGCAGGAGGACCAGCAGAAGCTGCTGAAGAAAAAACTGAATTTGATATAGTATTAAAGAGTGCTGGTGGAAATAAAATAGCTGTAATTAAAGAAGTTAGAGCTATCACTGGATTAGGATTAAAAGAAGCTAAAGACTTAGTTGATAAAGGTGGAGTAATTAAAGAAGCTGCACCAAAAGATGAAGCTAATGCAATAAAAGAAAAATTAACTGCTGCTGGAGCAGAAGTAGAAGTAAAATAG